The proteins below come from a single Triticum aestivum cultivar Chinese Spring chromosome 5D, IWGSC CS RefSeq v2.1, whole genome shotgun sequence genomic window:
- the LOC123123290 gene encoding photosystem I P700 chlorophyll a apoprotein A2-like encodes MLAFGTPEKQILIEPIFAQWIQSAHGKTTYGFDILLSSTNGPAFNAGRSLWLPRWLNAVNENSNSLFLTIGPGDFLVHHAIALGLHTTTLILVKGALDARGSKLMPDKTDFGYSFPCDGPGCGGTCDISACDAFYLAVFWMLNTIGWVTFYWHWKHITLWQGNVSQFNESSTYLMGWLRDYLWLNSSQLINGYNPFGMNSLSVWAWMFLFGHLVWATRFMFLISWRGYWQELIETLAWAHERPPLANLIRWRDKPVALSIVQARLVGLAHFSVGYIFTYAAFLIASTSGKFG; translated from the coding sequence ATGCTTGCTTTTGGTACTCCAGAAAAGCAAATCTTGATCGAACCTATATTTGCCCAATGGATACAATCTGCTCATGGCAAGACGACATATGGGTTCGATATACTCTTATCTTCAACGAATGGCCCCGCTTTCAATGCGGGTCGAAGCCTATGGTTGCCCAGATGGTTGAATGCTGTTAATGAGAATAGTAATTCGCTTTTCTTAACAATAGGACCTGGGGATTTCTTGGTTCATCATGCTATTGCTCTAGGTTTGCATACAACTACATTGATTTTAGTAAAGGGCGCTTTAGATGCACGCGGTTCCAAATTAATGCCAGATAAAACGGATTTTGGATATAGTTTTCCTTGTGACGGCCCAGGGTGCGGCGGTACTTGTGATATTTCTGCTTGCGACGCATTTTATTTGGCAGTTTTCTGGATGTTAAATACCATTGGGTGGGTTACTTTTTATTGGCATTGGAAACATATCACATTATGGCAGGGCAACGTTTCACAATTTAATGAATCCTCCACTTATTTGATGGGATGGTTAAGAGATTACCTATGGTTAAACTCTTCACAACTTATCAATGGATATAATCCTTTTGGGATGAATAGTTTATCGGTATGGGCGTGGATGTTCTTATTTGGACATCTTGTTTGGGCTACTCGATTTATGTTCTTAATTTCCTGGCGGGGGTATTGGCAGGAATTAATTGAGACTTTAGCATGGGCTCATGAACGCCCACCTTTAGCTAATTTAATTCGCTGGAGAGATAAGCCCGTGGCTCTTTCCATTGTGCAAGCAAGATTGGTTGGATTAGCTCACTTTTCCGTGGGTTATATATTCACTTATGCAGCTTTCTTGATTGCCTCAACATCAGGCAAGTTTGGTTAA